In Camelina sativa cultivar DH55 chromosome 17, Cs, whole genome shotgun sequence, the genomic stretch TGCGAAGAATTTGTAATCTACATTATTTAGAACATGTATagtatgtaaaatttataatctaatatCTTCAGAATATACACAATTAGTAGAAAATGTATTCTAAATGTtgaagaataattttttttcaatgttaaaacatcgtattttcatcaaaaacaccTTATGACAACCTCTTTCTTATTTctagaatttatttttagagaattgaaattttataattgcttaaaagttagtttcatttttttaaagggtATTTTAGGCATAATGGCAAATTTCGCGTAGAAGGCATAGTGgaacaaattcaagaaaaaatgttcttttaaatcaaatttccCTTAACTATTTGACCAAGAtcactttttccttttttttttaaattgtttttaaccAAAATCACTTGATTTTGATATGTTGAATTTTTGGAAATGTCTACGCAGCAATTGATATTggatctaatttttaaaaattgacaaaaaggtTCATTGTGATAGTAAAACCGCATTACAtgtttaaaacgaaaaatttaAATAGAGAAGGGGAGTGAGTTAGTGACACttctgcatatatataaatggcTTTTTATTTTCGTTCAggtaaataaaatgattacaaTGCAAAATAAGAGCCGTTGTTTTCTTGTAGATGAAGGGACATTGCAACCAAACTTCAATTTGGAAAAATAGTaatcataaggaaaaaaaaggttacATTGATTTGGTGTGGTCTTTGTGCAATGAAACGAACCATGCAATGTAATATTCAACTTGGGAATCATTGAAGCATAGAAAGTGGAAAAAGACGTTTGTTTACAAAAGTTAAAGCTAAAAAGTGAAAggtgaaaagttaaaaaattataaaggtTTGAGATTCAAAGTTAACTTTAAGTATTGTATAATGAAATCATGCTCTAAAAGTATATCCTCGCAATAACATGCACATGTTTAGGCCTACCGGCTTCatattttaatctcttttttttttttcaactcaaACTTCACGATTTTAGCTTCAAACAAAAAGTACAGATATACAAATACAATGAAGTTTTTGTGAAGGTATAAATCTCTCTATATCACCTCACTGGTCATCTCCGACATCATCCGATCTCCAATTTACTCATTACACCCTCTCATTCTAGTCTTcatgtatattagtatatacaCACTTGTAAGTAACTCATTGTCAGCATATATATGTGACAAGTTCCTTTATCTACACTTATTTGGTCctaatatttacatttttttatttttttctactaGTTGTAGACTTGTAGCATTTTTACAGATTACGATGAATATAGTTTTCAATAAAGGGTTGGTCGGAAATCTCCTCTCTCAAGTTAGATTAAGGGTTGGGATCAAATAGTCCAAAAAAATGATGAAGTATAAGTGCATATACatgggatgatgatgatgggaatGGACCCTAGAAAGAAACCATTAAATTATTGTCAATTACTCTTTAAGTTTATCCATTCATCTGAAAgtttacatttatataaaaaaaaaaggtatgcATCAACGAGCATCTGTATGCGCACGTCTTAACTTTGAAGTAGTCGTCAACTTAAGAGTGATAGTTGGACTTCTGGTTTTGAGGCTTTTGAGAAGATAGgacaaagtaaaaaagaaagaaaggcaAAACTATAATATACGTATAAACAATGCACGAGGATCTCTAGGTTTCCCTAAACGAGCCCATCTGTTTAAAAGAGAAATttcctttataatttttttcgcGAAACAGTGGAAAGGTAAAggaatgtttcttttttggggATGGTGGAGATCCACCTCCtcaaattttgtcattttatcacaacttttttacTAGGATATTCCCATGCGTATTATATTCAacttaaaacattatttcattCACAAATAACCGGTATTACTGAAAAGACGACAATGTTATAGTGTCTTGCATGAACGCAAACACACAGGCTTTGGGGTTTATACAAAATCAATAGACAAAAGACATTTTACCGTACATAGTcgttgtttaatgttttcttttgggttataagatttattttgatAGTATGCTGTAATGTAGtcatttttaaacaatttgtCAAAGAGCATACTTCCTTCAAAACATTGGCATAATATCgtacttttttttaacatatggGCTTCACAAGAATCACTCAAATAGACATCACACTTTTTTTGGTTAACGGACATAAGATCATGAAAGAATCTCTCGCGCATTGTCATTGTGGCTTTGCAAAGACTTTGTAACAAACGTAATGATAACATCCCCTCTTTCTTCTGAGGatgaatttatgattttatgcTCTTTTTTTCCAAGTGATAAAAACAACGTTATTAACTGTCGCCACAGAGCCTCAATTTACTAATTGGGCCTGAATATGAAGATAGGCCCATTAGAATCATCACTAACACGAAACCAGAGAAATCCAAATTGGCCGTGCATCTCTGCTTCATTCAGCTAAGTGAGTCTACCTGAATCACTGCGTCGGCTCAGGCGACAATGCAAGGAGGATCGTCGGGTATTGGATACGGTTTGAAGTATCAGGtgattcatcatcttcttcctcttcggatcttcattacaaatttttattagaaGATTCTTTAAAGacgaaattttttatttgttttcaggCTCGATGTATATCGGATGTGAAAGCCGATACGGATTACACAAGCTTTCTAACAGGAACTCTAAgtctgaaagaagaaaatgaggtGAACCCATGTTTTTGATTGTAGGTTTCGTCTTCTATTGAATTGGGAAGATACtgaaagttttgttcttttccacCATTTGAGATACTTTAAAggttcatcttcttcgtttgtCATCTGGTGGATCTGAGCTGATATGTGAGGGTTTGTTCTCTCATCCTAATGAGATATGGGACCTTGCTTCTTGCCCTTTCGATCAACGCATTTTCTCTACTGTTTTCTCAACTGGTTAGTTATGCTTTATCTTTGAGTTGATTAGTTGCTAGAATTTGGAGTTCTGGTTGAATCATAAGTTTTGTATTGGCTGGGAAGCTTGAATGTGTCAAAAAGACTcataatgattttaaattttgttaaggtGAATCATTTGGTGCAGCGATATGGCAAATTCCTGAGTTATATGGTCAATTGAATTCCCCACAATTGGAGCGTGTTGCATCTCTTGATGCTCTTGTTGGTAAGATTAATTGGTGAGTATCGTCTCAGCTGTCTACTGCTGCAGTGATGCAGAAGTTTGAGAACTTATTTCCTCATCTTATAGAAGCTGATTCTCCTCTCACTGGTGGAAACAGTGTTCTTTGGTGGCCTTCTGGAAGATGTGACAAGTTAATCAGCATGGatgaacaaaatattttcttgtggAACTTAGACTGTTCTAAAAAGTCTGCTGAGGTGATTTAGCTATAAGGATATAGAGAcgaactctttcttttttgcctcccgggtttttagatttttttgtaagGTATTTCCGTTAACAGGTTTCGGTTTATATAGGTTATATCTAAGGATTCAGCTGGGATGTTGCATTCTTTATCTGGTGGAGCATGGAATCCACATGATGTAAATGCTGTTGCAGCAACTGGGGAATCATCTGTCCAGTTCTGGGACCTGCGTACTATGAAGTATGGTATCACTGTTGATCTCCTCTGTTCCTGCATACTGTTAGGGGTTTTACGTATTGATATTACTCACCCACGTTATTACATGCTCTCATggggtttatttatttatttatgtcaaTTTAGTGTTAGTTGCTTTTGGTTTTACCCTTTCACATCAACCCATGTATCTATGTTGACTTTCTCCCTGTTGTTTGTCCAACGAAGGAAGGTCAACTCAATTGAACATGCTCATGTACGCGGTGTTGATTACAATCCCAAGAGAGAACATATACTTGTAAGACTTCTCTCTTGTATCTCCAAAAGCACTGCGCAATAATACTCTGGAAATAATggctttttgaaaaatatgatgTGCATATTTGTTTAGACTGTTCTTTACATCGTCCGTGCATAGAGCTGAATAAAATCGTTGTAGAACTCAACCTTTTGACTtggtataaaaatattatcatatctTAGCTGTGATGGATTAAACATTCAGTTGTGCAGATAACTGCAGAGGATGAATCTGGCATACATGTCTGGGATCTCCGGAAGGCCAAGGTTCCTGTCCAAGAGCTTCCTGGTCATACACACTGGTATGTTTGCTTCCGTTTCCTTTTtgcaaactttttttcttaaagttaCCAAGATCCTTGAATTTGTGCCTTTGTATGTTTctgtaaaatttgtttttggtcGAAAGATGAAATTCTTACTGacagtttgttgttttttgaaGGACATGGGCTGTCAAGTGTAATCCTGAGTATGATGGACTGATTCTGGTACTCTAACCTCTTTCTCCTTTACTTTTCTTGACACAATCAAATCGTTCTTCTTATTAGTAGTTATGTATGCTAGCTGAAATGTGCAGTTTTATGTTTGGTACATGCTTTGTTTTAGTTTAGATAACAAAGCCTATTCTTTAACTTTGCTCACACTATAATAATTATGTCAATTCTGATCCCTTCAATCGAAAACACAGAGCGCTGGAACAGATTCGGCTGTCAACCTGTGGTATGCTTCAGCATCATCCAGTGATGAAAAACCCTCACAAAGGTTGTGTCAAGTCTCCCTCGCACCCatgattttcattattttttttccaacattgTTTTGATTCTATAGTTACCATCTTTCTCAGCCCTGTGGAATCCATACGTCAGCGTGTGAACCCTTTGCTCAACTCATACACTGACTATGAAGACAGTGTATATGGTAAAATGTCTTACACCTTACGATTACCATTTATCTTGTGAACCAAACAATATTTAATACTGTCTAATTGTCAACACAGGCCTTGCTTGGAGTTCACGTGAGCCTTGGGTTTTTGCATCACTATCATATGACGGAAGAGTAAGTAAATTTTCTCTGTAATCACAAGATCAACCTAAACTTTATGTAAAGACCCCATATAATCACAAGATTAACCTAAACTTTATACTGTATAAGACCCCATATAATCACAAGATCAACCTACACTTTATATACAGGGCTTTGGGGGATCATCTGATTAATGTCTATTGCTTGTATAGGTCGTCATCGAATCCGTCAAGCCTTTCCTTCCGAGAATATAGTTAAAAAACTCAGCATCTCTTTGCTCTGACCCACACGACCCATCTTGGAAAAGAAGTTGGCACtattgtatttaaaataatgTACTTTTGAGACAATCTTTGTGGATCTTGATGTATCTATCTATTATTAGTAGACTAGATTCTTTCGGTACCAATAGTCAATTGCTCTGATCTAAACAGACTCAACAACTAATTTTTGTCggaaaaagtaagaaaatgaattgaaaaaaaaaaaaaggatcattcCTCCTCAGATTGGATTTATATGTACATAAGACATGTTGAGAGGCATATGACCACAATAAAAAGGTTGAAAAAACCACTTTGAATCTTTCTATAACTGAATCAATCTGATAGCATTTCTTCTAGCTCAGGCTCATCCGAAATAGATGATGCATCATCATAATCTAACCTCGTACCATTATACAATCCTCTGTCCTGTAAATCAGTTTGGTCTTCCTCATAATCTGTCCCTGTTGACGACTCTGCATCTTCATCTTCGTTCTGTTCATCATTGCTTACTNNNNNNNNNNNNNNNNNNNNNNNNNNNNNNNNNNNNNNNNNNNNNNNNNNNNNNNNNNNNNNNNNNNNNNNNNNNNNNNNNNNNNNNNNNNNNNNNNNNNNNNNNNNNNNNNNNNNNNNNNNNNNNNNNNNNNNNNNNNNNNNNNNNNNNNNNNNNNNNNNNNNNNNNNNNNNNNNNNNNNNNNNNNNNNNNNNNNNNNNNNNNNNNNNNNNNNNNNNNNNNNNNNNNNNNNNNNNNNNNNNNNNNNNNNNNNNNNNNNNNNNNNNNNNNNNNNNNNNNNNNNNNNNNNNNNNNNNNNNNNNNNNNNNNNNNNNNNNNNNNNNNNNNNNNNNNNNNNNNNNNNNNNNNNNNNNNNNNNNNNNNNNNNNNNNNNNNNNNNNNNNNNNNNNNNNNNNNNNNNNNNNNNNNNNNNNNNNNNNNNNNNNNNNNNNNNNNNNNNNNNNNNNNNNNNNNNNNNNNNNNNNNNNNNNNNNNNNNNNNNNNNNNNNNNNNNNNNNNNNNNNNNNNNNNNNNNNNNNNNNNNNNNNNNNNNNNNNNNNNNNNNNNNNNNNNNNNNNNNNNNNNNNNNNNNNNNNNNNNNNNNNNNNNNNNNNNNNNNNNNNNNNNNNNNNNNNNNNNNNNNNNNNNNNNNNNNNNNNNNNNNNNNNNNNNNNNNNNNNNNNNNNNNNNNNNNNNNNNNNNNNNNNNNNNNNNNNNNNNNNNNNNNNNNNNNNNNNNNNNNNNNNNNNNNNNNNNNNNNNNNNNNNNNNNNNNNNNNNNNNNNNNNNNNNNNNNNNNNNNNNNNNNNNNNNNNNNNNNNNNNNNNNNNNNNNNNNNNNNNNNNNNNNNNNNNNNNNNNNNNNNNNNNNNNNNNNNNNNNNNNNNNNNNNNNNNNNNNNNNNNNNNNNNNNNNNNNNNNNNNNNNNNNNNNNNNNNNNNNNNNNNNNNNNNNNNNNNNNNNNNNNNNNNNNNNNNNNNNNNNNNNNNNNNNNNNNNNNNNNNNNNNNNNNNNNNNNNNNNNNNNNNNNNNNNNNNNNNNNNNNNNNNNNNNNNNNNNNNNNNNNNNNNNNNNNNNNNNNNNNNNNNNNNNNNNNNNNNNNNNNNNNNNNNNNNNNNNNNNNNNNNNNNNNNNNNNNNNNNNNNNNNNNNNNNNNNNNNNNNNNNNNNNNNNNNNNNNNNNNNNNNNNNNNNNNNNNNNNNNNNNNNNNNNNNNNNNNNNNNNNNNNNNNNNNNNNNNNNNNNNNNNNNNNNNNNNNNNNNNNNNNNNNNNNNNNNNNNNNNNNNNNNNNNNNNNNNNNNNNNNNNNNNNNNNNNNNNNNNNNNNNNNNNNNNNNNNNNNNNNNNNNNATAATCTAACCTCGTACCATTATACAATCCTCTGTCCTGTAAATCAGTTTGGTCTTCCTCATAATCTGTCCCTGTTGACGACTCTGCATCTTCATCTTCGTTCTGTTCATCATTGCTTACTCCaacatcttttttgtttttcttccaaagtttTCTCGAATCCATATTTCCCGCCTTTAATTTAGTATCTTCGCATATACAAGTTGATGGATTCTCATGAAACTCACCTCTACCAGCTCGTACTTCCTTTGGCTCTCCCATGAATCCTTTCTGAAATGTTCTGACTCTTGAAGCAAACTCCTCCCAAGTAGTATTCTCTTTGCTCATAAACAACTTGTATAGCTTTTTCGCATTCGGTCTAATTGTCGGTTTATGTCCAAAATATCTCCTACATAACACCAAGAAATCATTCAACACAAcgcttaaaaaaaaacataaatgaagaagaaagaaagaagctttGGTTTGATCAAAACTACCTTCGACCGGCTAATATTCTTGCCATATTCCCGTTATTGTTGGTAACGAAGACATCACTTTCATCACACACAACGAAATCGAGTGCAGCCATCCgtgaagaataagaagaaaatggttTCAACTCCATTTTTGTTGCTATGGTGTCTTTTGAATAGAAATGAGGGAATAATGCTTTCAAAGGAGCTAATGATTTCTCTCCTCCGTAAACTTCACCTGATGCAACGTATATATGAACATCGCTCCCATATCCCAAAGCTCTAAGCATTAATCCAACTTCTTCTGGTGTAAGCGGACATCTTCCTTGTCGTCTTTGCTTCTCCGGGTTATTTACCTGCCATGGAAGTTTAACTCGTTAAATCCAACacgaaacaagaaaaaaagaagaagtcatGCACAATAAGATTTTGTATCCCTACATGTAAAGTTTTCCATCTCCTTCTGATTGTTCCCAACTCTTTTTTCTCCTTGTCACCACCTCCATAGTAACATCCCGAGAAGGCAAGCATATCAGGTTCAAACCTAAGATGTAAAGCAATGAAGTGTTTGCTCTTTTTCCTCATTCTTCTGACCAATTCATTACCCATTTCAATAATTGGATCAGTGAACTTAAGTGCATGATAGTTTACTCTACACCTCAGCTTCTGCAAATCATCTCTCAACTTGTTTGAAAGTCTGTAATCAAATTTATTCAACTGAACTGCCTGAAACAAAAGAGTTTGGAAgaccaaaaaatcatatataagcatcataaagaaagatgaaatcatGAAGCCTTTAGAGATGAAAGATGAAATCATGAAGCTAAAGGATTGAGAGAGAAAAGCATGAAAACTTACATGCCTTTTCTGAAGAACAGGTAATACCCGATTGATATAACATCTCTCATTGCATTTTCTCGGTACACGCATTCTACTAGGACTCCATGTTTTTCCTCCTTTTTGTGGAAGTGTCTCTATGATTTTGACATCTTTTGAGAGAAATGACATAAACCAATCAACATCAAAAATATTCGAGAAGTCACtgcataaaaaaaacacaaaactagaTGTTACTATGACGCACAACACTTTTGATTTTTACCAAAGCAAAAGCAAATCTGAGCAAGAACCTGGCATCTTTCCAGTAAGATTTCTGATCTAGCTTTGGAATAACAAGTGTAGCATTTAGAATCcgagcagcaacaacagcatcTACAATCTGAACATCAGAACAATTACATGGTGAAACTCAGAACAAAACTTcagtaccaaaaaaaattaaccttaAAATCAGAGAAAGCAAAAGGAACTTACTCCAGTTCGTTGTTGGTTTAAACCACCGCTAGTGGCGATTGCCAAGTATCGATCATTCCTAGTAATTGCTTTAGCATCTGCAGTAAGAAAATCAAATGTAGTGTGTAACTAACAAACCTCATGAAATTCCAAAACTACTATTGGCTGATTCTAGATAGCTAAACTATATTCCCAAATTGCAGAAACATCCAAGCATTCTAAATTGAACTTTCTCTAAATTTCATATCTCTAAACACCAAAAGTGAAAAACTTTACGTACTTGGGAACTTGGTGCTTGCATTACAGCAACCATAAAAGAATTCAGCATTCCAAGAACGCCAGATATCACGATCTGATCTCCCTCCATTTCTCTGCTTCCgttcaaaacaaacacacaaaccccAAAAGAGCCAATAAGGTagaatgcaacaaaaaaaatatccacacTTTACAACAAAAAGGCACACTttgcaacaaaagaaacattacaAAAACCCATTTTGAGTATATCAAAATTAAGAACCCTAACCGGAACTGTGAAAACGACTGGTATGTTCTTCTCATCATCGACTCCAGAGATAATCCGCTTCTgcaatcaaaacataaaacaatggcgttaagaaacagagagagagatcataaacaaaaatatgtaaagtcttaataaaagagagagagagagcgtgtACGGAGATGCGGCGATCGGAATCATCAGGAGGAGGTGAAAGAATGGAGAGAAGAGCGAAGAGGATGAGGAGAGCTCCAGAGACAGCGCATATTAAAGGAAGGAGACGACGGAGACGGTTGTAATAACTGTAGCGCCGCCGCTGAAAAGCCATTGAAGGCTACACGCGGCGCCTTTTTTTACCTTCGCCTCGAAACAGAACACGCGGCTCCAATGGAGacagaaacacacaaaagtcTTCGTCTTTAAAGAGAGGAGAGACAAAAGAGAGTTGTAAATCCCTCTGGTTTTTTCACGACATCTCCATCACCACCATTACAATCATTACcagattctcttctctctctctctcgtttcaatcaaagattgaatttttatatttatcagagagagagagagagggagagagaaaggttgaatttttttaatttatatataatactattgagaaatgttattttgtttgtttttgtttttgtgttgggACAGTTCTTATAGATTTCTGGGCTCTGAAAGAAATGAGGCACCGCCTCCAGCACTTCCTTCCTTCTAacagctttattttttttttttttttaatttcattaattttattattgaattaaggGAACTTGAATTgaattatgaaatttaatttgagttttaatgataaaatatttaatcactATGATGAGCTGGATTGAGAATCTTGCAAATGCAAgttattctattttttgttgattttgattgtttagtttTCCTGTTTTGCTTAATTACACTTATCAGAACATTATTTGTTTCctaataattgatttttatcaaaatcataatttaagAGATAAGATTAGCGTTTCTGTAAACTCTTTAACCATCTTTTCATAATAGAGCCAGTTgcaagcttttgtttttgttaaaatcaCTTTAGAACTTTAGAACCATTACTGTCTCAATTTCCATAATGGTGTAAATATTACTCTTTGCTTTTTAGCATTTGTTATATCATTCGTCCTTatgaattttcttctttattatagaaaaagaagaatatttgaaaatttaactATTTCGGTTATTAACTTTTGCTAAAGAGTGTAAGTGAACAAATAGCGTGAACTGCCAAGGAAAGTAtactctttttgtctttgtctttttaCACTGTTTCTGTTTGCTTGGTCTTGTCTAGgtctgggcataaaaaccgtatcCGAATAGCCAAtccggaacccgacccgaaaaaccgggttcgggttgggttcgggtttgcctataaaaccttattgggttctattttttaatacccgtaggttcgggttag encodes the following:
- the LOC104756410 gene encoding WD repeat-containing protein DWA2-like, yielding MQGGSSGIGYGLKYQARCISDVKADTDYTSFLTGTLSLKEENEVHLLRLSSGGSELICEGLFSHPNEIWDLASCPFDQRIFSTVFSTGESFGAAIWQIPELYGQLNSPQLERVASLDALVGKINCVLWWPSGRCDKLISMDEQNIFLWNLDCSKKSAEVISKDSAGMLHSLSGGAWNPHDVNAVAATGESSVQFWDLRTMKKVNSIEHAHVRGVDYNPKREHILITAEDESGIHVWDLRKAKVPVQELPGHTHWTWAVKCNPEYDGLILSAGTDSAVNLWYASASSSDEKPSQSPVESIRQRVNPLLNSYTDYEDSVYGLAWSSREPWVFASLSYDGRVVIESVKPFLPRI
- the LOC104756408 gene encoding uncharacterized protein At1g04910-like isoform X2, with product MAFQRRRYSYYNRLRRLLPLICAVSGALLILFALLSILSPPPDDSDRRISKRIISGVDDEKNIPVVFTVPRNGGRSDRDIWRSWNAEFFYGCCNASTKFPNAKAITRNDRYLAIATSGGLNQQRTGIVDAVVAARILNATLVIPKLDQKSYWKDASDFSNIFDVDWFMSFLSKDVKIIETLPQKGGKTWSPSRMRVPRKCNERCYINRVLPVLQKRHAVQLNKFDYRLSNKLRDDLQKLRCRVNYHALKFTDPIIEMGNELVRRMRKKSKHFIALHLRFEPDMLAFSGCYYGGGDKEKKELGTIRRRWKTLHVNNPEKQRRQGRCPLTPEEVGLMLRALGYGSDVHIYVASGEVYGGEKSLAPLKALFPHFYSKDTIATKMELKPFSSYSSRMAALDFVVCDESDVFVTNNNGNMARILAGRRRYFGHKPTIRPNAKKLYKLFMSKENTTWEEFASRVRTFQKGFMGEPKEVRAGRGEFHENPSTCICEDTKLKAGNMDSRKLWKKNKKDVGVSNDEQNEDEDAESSTGTDYEEDQTDLQDRGLYNGTRLDYDDASSISDEPELEEMLSD
- the LOC104756408 gene encoding uncharacterized protein At1g04910-like isoform X1, with protein sequence MAFQRRRYSYYNRLRRLLPLICAVSGALLILFALLSILSPPPDDSDRRISKRIISGVDDEKNIPVVFTVPRNGGRSDRDIWRSWNAEFFYGCCNASTKFPNAKAITRNDRYLAIATSGGLNQQRTGIVDAVVAARILNATLVIPKLDQKSYWKDASDFSNIFDVDWFMSFLSKDVKIIETLPQKGGKTWSPSRMRVPRKCNERCYINRVLPVLQKRHAVQLNKFDYRLSNKLRDDLQKLRCRVNYHALKFTDPIIEMGNELVRRMRKKSKHFIALHLRFEPDMLAFSGCYYGGGDKEKKELGTIRRRWKTLHVNNPEKQRRQGRCPLTPEEVGLMLRALGYGSDVHIYVASGEVYGGEKSLAPLKALFPHFYSKDTIATKMELKPFSSYSSRMAALDFVVCDESDVFVTNNNGNMARILAGRRRYFGHKPTIRPNAKKLYKLFMSKENTTWEEFASRVRTFQKGFMGEPKEVRAGRGEFHENPSTCICEDTKLKAGNMDSRKLWKKNKKDVGVSNDEQNEDEDAESSTGTDYEEDQTDLQDRGLYNGTRLDYDDASSISDEPELEEMLSD